A window of Perognathus longimembris pacificus isolate PPM17 chromosome 6, ASM2315922v1, whole genome shotgun sequence contains these coding sequences:
- the Tomm6 gene encoding mitochondrial import receptor subunit TOM6 homolog, translating into MASTGVAVSAAGPANEAPEIPDNVGDWLRGVYRFATDRNDFRRNLILNLGLFAAGVWLARNLSDIDLMAPQPGV; encoded by the exons ATGGCTTCCACCGGGGTGGCCGTCAGCGCTGCCGGTCCGGCTAACGAAGCCCCCGAGATTCCAGACAACGTGGGAGACTGGCTCCGGGGCGTCTACCGCTTCGCCACCGATAGGAATGACTTCCGGAG GAACTTGATCCTCAATTTGGGACTCTTTGCTGCGGGAGTTTGGCTGGCCAGGAACTTGAGTGACATTGATCTGATGGCACCGCAGCCGGGAGTATAA
- the Prickle4 gene encoding prickle-like protein 4, with translation MLNPELSAPHQEDSPLARGQGPPANSGAESGEVPEEDSRDSSAQAPAVLSLGPPPLDTKQTSSWPGLQPLLQQLPPQDTDERYCLALGEEELAELRLFSAQRKQKALGQGVACLLSPELEGHTCEKCREQLKPGEYGVFAVRAGRQRCWHPPCFACQTCGQALINLIYFYHDGHVYCGRHHAELLRPRCPACDQLIFSRHCTEAEGQRWHENHFCCQDCAGPLGGGRYALPGGSPCCPSCFASRYSDAAPSPAGPLEGRVSLGEGREGTDQTGRGRLTPPGPAGTGTRGRASEDATGSRAAATQGVREPDPAAEPRDPAEGAPCPTCSSSSSSSDSEPEGFFFGQRLPGPGPTPGRRRAEDGDPSRKRCAVC, from the exons ATGCTGAACCCTGAACTCTCAGCGCCCCATCAAGAGGATAGTCCCCTCGCCAGGGGGCAAGGACCACCGGCCAACTCCGGAGCCGAGTCAGGCGAGGTGCCAGAGGAGGACTCCAGGGATAGCTCTGCTCAG GCTCCTGCAGTCCTAAGCTTGGGCCCACCGCCCCTGGACACCAAGCAGACCTCCAGCTGGCCTGGACTCCAGCCCCTCCTACAGCAGCTCCCGCCACAGGACACTGAC GAGCGTTATTGCCTGGCCCTTGGGGAAGAGGAGCTGGCTGAGCTGCGGCTTTTCTCTGCCCAGCGGAAGCAGAAGGCCTTGGGACAAGGGGTGGCCTGCCTGCTGTCTCCTGAACTTGAAGGACACACCTGTGAGAAG TGCAGGGAGCAGCTGAAGCCAGGAGAGTATGGAGTGTTTGCAGTCCGGGCAGGCAGGCAGCGCTGCTGGCATCCGCCTTGCTTTGCCTGCCAGACCTGCGGCCAGGCCTTGATAAACCTCATCTACTTCTACCACGATGGGCATGTCTACTGTGGGCGTCACCATGCTGAGCTGCTGCGGCCCCGCTGCCCAGCGTGTGACCAG CTCATCTTCTCCCGGCACTGCACCGAGGCAGAGGGGCAGCGCTGGCACGAGAACCACTTCTGCTGCCAGGACTGCGCCGGGCCCCTGGGCGGGGGCCGCTATGCCCTCCCGGGGGGCAGCCCCTGCTGTCCCAGCTGCTTCGCCAGCCGCTACTCGGACGCAGCCCCGAGCCCGGCGGGGCCCCTGGAAGGGCGAGTGTCCctaggtgagggaagagaaggtACAGACCAAACCGGGA GGGGGCGTCTGACCCCGCCAGGACCTGCGGGGACGGGAACCCGCGGCCGCGCCTCGGAGGACGCCACCGGCTCCCGAGCGGCTGCAACGCAGGGCGTGCGGGAGCCCGACCCCGCGGCGGAGCCCCGCGACCCCGCCGAGGGCGCCCCCTGCcccacctgctcctcctcctcctcctcctccgactcGGAACCCGAAGGCTTTTTCTTCGGCCAGCGTCTGCCCGGGCCGGGGCCGACCCCGGGCCGCCGGCGGGCGGAGGACGGCGACCCCTCTCGGAAGCGCTGCGCCGTGTgctag